Proteins found in one Triticum aestivum cultivar Chinese Spring chromosome 4D, IWGSC CS RefSeq v2.1, whole genome shotgun sequence genomic segment:
- the LOC123098971 gene encoding DEAD-box ATP-dependent RNA helicase 29, with the protein MAPSGKSSPSTDGAASTADRKPWRRPQMKSKAAGKKKAAQAAHNKKPKSGGFESMGLCEEVYRGVRHKGYRVPTPIQRKAMPLILAGLDVAAMARTGSGKTAAFLVPMLQRLRHRDPGAGIRALILSPTRDLATQTLKFTHQLGKFSDLKTGLIVGGGSMESQFEVLADNPDIIIATPGRFEHILSMVDDLSLRSVEYVVFDEADSLFSLGFAEQLHKILHKLSDTRQTLLFSATMPKALAEFAKAGLRDPQVIRLDLDKKISPDLKLAFFTLRQEEKLAALLYLVRERISSEEQTMIFVSTKYHVEFLNILFREEGLEASLSYGAMDQEARTIHISRFRARKTMLLIVTDVAARGLDIPLLDNVVNWDFPAKPKLFIHRVGRVARQGRTGTAFTFVTSEDMPFLLDLHLFLSKPLRPAPTEEELLKDMDGMNLKINQSLADGETIYGRFPQTVLDLCSDGVKEVISGCTDLIALEKPCANAFRLYLKTRAMPSKESVRRAKDLPREGLHPIFRDVLRPDEISAIAFSERLKSFRPKQTILEAEGEAARSRSSKGSNQWLDVMKKKREVHEGIINLVHEQSGDLATKEEDTENISNWEKKEVCGKKRKSQSFRDEDHYISSVPQNQHSEAGLSVKGNEGFVQDRLDAAVLDLVDDETSGMQAQKTRYHWMKNKFVKLNNGDRVTSTGKIKTESSAKIKASKDIYKKWQQKSHRAIGSGGKDGAEGGISTPAGYQRGNRRYPAAGRGRSSIPNADVPSEIRNPQQMRKGRQEKAMQNLRRNEKSARDSKSPGKFQKNRRPNGSGRDDKFQDSRSQKSRRPDGKGKGGGKGNAKGFGKGKGKGKGNPKGRGTR; encoded by the exons ATGGCGCCCAGCGGCAAGTCCAGCCCCTCTACCGACGGCGCCGCCTCCACGGCGGACCGCAAGCCGTGGCGGCGGCCGCAGATGAAGTCGAAGGCGGCGGGCAAGAAGAAGGCGGCGCAGGCGGCGCACAACAAGAAGCCCAAGTCGGGCGGGTTCGAGTCCATGGGGCTCTGCGAGGAGGTCTACCGCGGGGTGCGCCACAAGGGGTACCGCGTGCCCACGCCCATCCAGCGCAAGGCGATGCCGCTCATCCTCGCCGGGCTCGACGTCGCCGCCATGGCCCGCACGGGCTCCGGCAAGACCGCCGCCTTCCtcgtgcccatgctccagcgcctCCGCCACCGCGACCCCGGCGCCGGCATCcgcgccctcatcctctcccccaCCCGCGACCTCGCCACCCAGACGCTCAAGTTCACCCACCAGCTCGGCAAGTTCTCCG ATCTAAAAACTGGCCTAATTGTTGGTGGAGGTAGTATGGAGAGTCAGTTTGAAGTATTGGCTGATAATCCTGATATAATAATTGCAACACCTGGTAGGTTTGAGCACATCTTGTCAATGGTTGATGACTTGTCACTGCGATCAGTAGAATATGTTGTATTTGATGAAGCGGATTCCCTCTTTAGTTTGGGGTTCGCTGAGCAGTTACACAAAATTCTACACAAGTTGAGTGATACAAGGCAAACATTGCTCTTCAGTGCTACTATGCCGAAAGCCCTTGCAGAATTCGCAAAAGCTGGCTTGCGTGATCCCCAAGTCATAAGACTTGATTTGGACAAAAAGATCAGCCCTGATCTGAAGCTTGCCTTTTTCACACTGCGTCAGGAAGAGAAACTAGCTGCTTTGCTGTATTTGGTCCGGGAGCGTATCAGCTCTGAGGAGCAGACAATGATATTTGTTTCAACGAAGTATCATGTAGAGTTCTTGAATATTCTTTTCCGAGAAGAGGGCTTAGAAGCTTCCCTTTCCTATGGTGCCATGGATCAAGAAGCCCGCACTATTCACATTTCAAGATTCAGGGCAAGGAAGACCATGCTACTTATAGTGACAGATGTTGCTGCAAGGGGTCTGGATATTCCATTGCTTGATAATGTAGTGAACTGGGACTTTCCTGCTAAACCGAAGTTGTTTATTCATAGAGTTGGCCGAGTAGCTCGGCAAGGTAGAACTGGTACAGCATTTACATTTGTCACTTCAGAGGACATGCCATTTTTACTGGACCTACATCTCTTTCTTTCAAAACCTCTTAGACCTGCTCCAACGGAGGAGGAACTGCTGAAAGACATGGATGGAATGAATTTAAAAATCAACCAATCTCTTGCTGATGGGGAAACGATATATGGCCGTTTTCCTCAGACAGTACTTGATCTTTGCTCTGATGGAGTAAAAGAAGTCATCAGTGGATGCACAGATTTGATTGCATTGGAAAAGCCATGCGCTAATGCTTTCCGCTTGTATCTGAAGACCCGCGCTATGCCTTCAAAAGAATCTGTCAGaagggcaaaagatttgcctcgtgAAGGTCTTCATCCAATTTTCAGAGATGTTCTTAGACCAGATGAAATTTCAGCTATTGCGTTCTCGGAGCGGCTGAAATCATTTCG GCCAAAGCAGACTATTCTAGAGGCTGAAGGTGAAGCTGCTAGATCAAGAAGTTCTAAA GGTAGCAATCAATGGCTAGATGTGATGAAGAAGAAAAGAGAAGTCCATGAGGGGATCATAAATTTGGTGCATGAACAGTCTGGTGATCTGGCAACAAAG GAAGAAGATACAGAAAACATTTCTAATTGGGAGAAAAAAG AAGTTTGTGGTAAGAAGCGGAAGTCACAGAGCTTTAGAGATGAGGATCACTACATAAGTTCGGTGCCTCAAAACCAA CATTCAGAAGCTGGGTTGTCAGTAAAGGGAAATGAAGGATTTGTTCAAGATAG ATTGGATGCTGCTGTCCTTGATTTGGTCGATGATGAAACTTCTGGAATGCAAGCCCAGAAAACTCGATATCACTGGATGAAG AACAAGTTTGTCAAGTTGAATAATGGGGATCGTGTCACTTCTACAGGAAAG ATTAAAACGGAAAGCAGTGCCAAGATTAAGGCAAGTAAAGATATCTATAAGAAATGGCAGCAGAAGTCACATAGAGCAATCGGTTCTGGTGGAAAAGATGGTGCAGAAGGAGGCATATCCACACCAG CTGGCTATCAAAGAGGAAACAGAAGATACCCTGCAGCCGGTCGCGGGCGTTCGTCTATACCAAATGCTGATGTGCCATCAGAGATAAGAAATCCCCAACAGATGCGGAAGGGCAGGCAAGAAAAGGCGATGCAAAATCTGCGCAGGAATGAGAAATCTGCAAGAGACAGTAAATCTCCCGGGAAGTTCCAGAAAAACAGGAGGCCTAATGGATCTGGCAGAGATGATAAATTCCAAGACAGTAGATCCCAGAAGAGCCGAAGACCAGACgggaaagggaaagggggcggAAAAGGGAACGCCAAAGGGTTTGGTAAAGGTAAAGGAAAAGGCAAAGGCAACCCCAAAGGGAGGGGTACCAGGTGA
- the LOC123098972 gene encoding pre-mRNA-processing factor 19 isoform X2, with the protein MICAISGEVPEDPVLSTKSGLLFERRLIQRYIEDHGKCPVTKEELAMDDLVTVKTNKIPKPRPLQAASVPGLLGMFQNEWDALMLSNFALEQQLHTARQELSHALYQHDAACRVIARLKKERDESRTLLAQAERQIPISAAGPAPVAAVTNGKRALEDEVGPDGKKIRPGINPVIIDELTECNSVLSAQRKKRQVPPSLAPIDALERYTQISSHPLHKTNKPGILSIDIHHSKDIIATGGIDTNAVLFDRPSGQVLCTLTDHSKKITSLKFVPRDELLITGSADKTARVWQGNEDGSYGCRHTMRDHGAEVEAVTVHASQKYFATASRDSTWCFYDISTGSCLTQVGEASGQDGYTSAAFHPDGLILGTGTSEGVIKIWDVKSQARVAKFEGEVGHVGTVTAMSFSENGYFLATAALDGVKLWDLRKLRNFRTLSPYDPDTPTSSVEFDFSGSYIAVAGSDIRVYQVANVKTEWNLVKTLPDLSGTGKVTSVKFGADAKYVAVGSMDHNLRVFGLPGDEQMEEAKSESAAQ; encoded by the exons ATGATTTGCGCAA TCTCCGGCGAGGTGCCGGAGGACCCGGTCCTGTCGACCAAGTCGGGGCTGCTCTTCGAGCGGAGGCTCATCCAGCGCTACATCGAG GACCATGGGAAGTGCCCGGTCaccaaggaggagctcgccatggaCGACCTCGTGACGGTGAAGACCAACAAG ATTCCTAAGCCTAGACCTCTGCAAGCTGCAAGTGTCCCTGGACTCCTTGGTATGTTTCAGAAT GAGTGGGATGCTCTCATGCTGTCTAATTTTGCTTTGGAGCAGCAGCTACATACAGCAAGACAAGAGCTCAGTCACGCGTTATACCAG CATGATGCTGCTTGCCGTGTTATCGCCAGACTAAAGAAGGAAAGAGATGAGTCTAGGACACTTTTGGCTCAAGCTGAAAGGCAGATTCCTATTTCAGCTGCAGGACCTGCGCCTGTAGCTGCTGTTACAAATGGGAAAAGAG CTTTGGAAGATGAAGTGGGTCCTGATGGGAAGAAGATACGTCCTGGTATTAATCCTGTCATCATCGATGAATTAACAGAATGCAATTCTGTGCTCTCAGCACAGCGCAAGAAACGGCAG GTACCTCCAAGTTTAGCACCAATTGATGCACTTGAAAGATATACTCAAATCTCCAGTCATCCACTTCACAAGACGAACAAACCAGGGATTTTATCTATTGATATTCATCATTCAAAG GATATTATTGCTACTGGGGGTATCGATACAAACGCAGTTCTTTTCGATAGGCCGTCGGGTCAAGTCTTGTGCACTCTCACTGATCACTCAAAGAAG ATTACGAGTTTGAAATTTGTTCCCCGTGATGAGCTTTTGATAACCGGATCAGCAGATAAG ACTGCCCGTGTATGGCAAGGTAATGAAGATGGAAGCTATGGTTGCAGGCACACAATGAGAGATCATGGTGCAGAG GTTGAAGCTGTCACGGTCCATGCTAGTCAGAAATACTTTGCAACTGCCTCCAGAGATAGCACATGGTGCTTTTATGATATTTCAACAGGGTCTTGCCTCACACAG GTTGGTGAGGCTTCTGGACAAGATGGATACACATCAGCAGCTTTCCACCCGGACGGTCTTATTCTTGGAACAGGCACGTCAGAAGGTGTTATCAAAATTTGGGATGTAAAATCACAG GCAAGGGTTGCAAAGTTTGAAGGGGAGGTCGGGCATGTTGGAACAGTGACTGCCATGTCCTTCTCAGAAAATGGATATTTCCTAGCG ACCGCAGCCCTTGATGGTGTCAAGCTTTGGGATCTACGAAAGTTGAGGAATTTTAGGACCCTCTCTCCATACGATCCAGACACACCAACAAGTTCTG TGGAGTTTGACTTTAGTGGAAGTTATATCGCCGTTGCCGGTTCTGATATAAG GGTTTACCAAGTGGCCAATGTCAAGACGGAATGGAATCTTGTCAAGACGTTACCAGATTTATCCGGCACAG GGAAAGTGACATCGGTGAAGTTCGGGGCAGATGCCAAGTATGTGGCTGTAGGTTCCATGGACCACAACCTGCGCGTATTCGGGCTCCCTGGAGATGAGCAGATGGAGGAGGCAAAATCAGAGTCAGCGGCGCAATGA
- the LOC123098972 gene encoding pre-mRNA-processing factor 19 isoform X1, whose protein sequence is MICAISGEVPEDPVLSTKSGLLFERRLIQRYIEDHGKCPVTKEELAMDDLVTVKTNKIPKPRPLQAASVPGLLGMFQNEWDALMLSNFALEQQLHTARQELSHALYQHDAACRVIARLKKERDESRTLLAQAERQIPISAAGPAPVAAVTNGKRGFHRSNMSKANFFVCFALILFPGYTALEDEVGPDGKKIRPGINPVIIDELTECNSVLSAQRKKRQVPPSLAPIDALERYTQISSHPLHKTNKPGILSIDIHHSKDIIATGGIDTNAVLFDRPSGQVLCTLTDHSKKITSLKFVPRDELLITGSADKTARVWQGNEDGSYGCRHTMRDHGAEVEAVTVHASQKYFATASRDSTWCFYDISTGSCLTQVGEASGQDGYTSAAFHPDGLILGTGTSEGVIKIWDVKSQARVAKFEGEVGHVGTVTAMSFSENGYFLATAALDGVKLWDLRKLRNFRTLSPYDPDTPTSSVEFDFSGSYIAVAGSDIRVYQVANVKTEWNLVKTLPDLSGTGKVTSVKFGADAKYVAVGSMDHNLRVFGLPGDEQMEEAKSESAAQ, encoded by the exons ATGATTTGCGCAA TCTCCGGCGAGGTGCCGGAGGACCCGGTCCTGTCGACCAAGTCGGGGCTGCTCTTCGAGCGGAGGCTCATCCAGCGCTACATCGAG GACCATGGGAAGTGCCCGGTCaccaaggaggagctcgccatggaCGACCTCGTGACGGTGAAGACCAACAAG ATTCCTAAGCCTAGACCTCTGCAAGCTGCAAGTGTCCCTGGACTCCTTGGTATGTTTCAGAAT GAGTGGGATGCTCTCATGCTGTCTAATTTTGCTTTGGAGCAGCAGCTACATACAGCAAGACAAGAGCTCAGTCACGCGTTATACCAG CATGATGCTGCTTGCCGTGTTATCGCCAGACTAAAGAAGGAAAGAGATGAGTCTAGGACACTTTTGGCTCAAGCTGAAAGGCAGATTCCTATTTCAGCTGCAGGACCTGCGCCTGTAGCTGCTGTTACAAATGGGAAAAGAGGTTTTCACCGTTCTAACATGTCAAAAGCTAACTTTTTTGTCTGTTTTGCTCTAATCCTCTTTCCTGGATACACAGCTTTGGAAGATGAAGTGGGTCCTGATGGGAAGAAGATACGTCCTGGTATTAATCCTGTCATCATCGATGAATTAACAGAATGCAATTCTGTGCTCTCAGCACAGCGCAAGAAACGGCAG GTACCTCCAAGTTTAGCACCAATTGATGCACTTGAAAGATATACTCAAATCTCCAGTCATCCACTTCACAAGACGAACAAACCAGGGATTTTATCTATTGATATTCATCATTCAAAG GATATTATTGCTACTGGGGGTATCGATACAAACGCAGTTCTTTTCGATAGGCCGTCGGGTCAAGTCTTGTGCACTCTCACTGATCACTCAAAGAAG ATTACGAGTTTGAAATTTGTTCCCCGTGATGAGCTTTTGATAACCGGATCAGCAGATAAG ACTGCCCGTGTATGGCAAGGTAATGAAGATGGAAGCTATGGTTGCAGGCACACAATGAGAGATCATGGTGCAGAG GTTGAAGCTGTCACGGTCCATGCTAGTCAGAAATACTTTGCAACTGCCTCCAGAGATAGCACATGGTGCTTTTATGATATTTCAACAGGGTCTTGCCTCACACAG GTTGGTGAGGCTTCTGGACAAGATGGATACACATCAGCAGCTTTCCACCCGGACGGTCTTATTCTTGGAACAGGCACGTCAGAAGGTGTTATCAAAATTTGGGATGTAAAATCACAG GCAAGGGTTGCAAAGTTTGAAGGGGAGGTCGGGCATGTTGGAACAGTGACTGCCATGTCCTTCTCAGAAAATGGATATTTCCTAGCG ACCGCAGCCCTTGATGGTGTCAAGCTTTGGGATCTACGAAAGTTGAGGAATTTTAGGACCCTCTCTCCATACGATCCAGACACACCAACAAGTTCTG TGGAGTTTGACTTTAGTGGAAGTTATATCGCCGTTGCCGGTTCTGATATAAG GGTTTACCAAGTGGCCAATGTCAAGACGGAATGGAATCTTGTCAAGACGTTACCAGATTTATCCGGCACAG GGAAAGTGACATCGGTGAAGTTCGGGGCAGATGCCAAGTATGTGGCTGTAGGTTCCATGGACCACAACCTGCGCGTATTCGGGCTCCCTGGAGATGAGCAGATGGAGGAGGCAAAATCAGAGTCAGCGGCGCAATGA
- the LOC123098973 gene encoding serine carboxypeptidase-like 1: MATTPPNHRPPLLPLSSSLLLLLLLLVHPFLSAGTPSITTKAVPRLPGFAGPLPFSLETGYVALDDGVRLFYYFIQSERDPAEDPVLLWLTGGPGCSALSGLVYEIGPFYFDFHGYTGGLPTLLYKPASWTKVSNVIFVDAPAGTGFSYATGDKRTIPSDTIAIQQLHVFLETWFDEHPQFLSNPLYISGDSYSGIIIPSLAMKIAKGIEVGDERLTNLKGVIAGNPLTDTTTYFNAQIAFLHRMAIIPDEIYEAAREGCGGEYRWPSNSHCAKSLQDIKECMSGLNDVHILEKICPEYPSLTLHKQPALQDHGRRRLTESAVSSVCRNATYFLSELWTNDEAVRESLGIHKETVPSWLRCDFNLPYTYEINSTVDDHLALITKGYRAMIYSGDHDSKISYVDTQAWIRRLNLPITHRWRPWHLDDQIVGYTRTYSNNLTYATVKGAGHTAPEYMPRECLAMIDRWLSGEPL; this comes from the exons ATGGCGACAACGCCACCCAACCACCGGCCGCCGCTTCTGCCGTTATCCTCCtccctgctgctgctcctcctcctcctggtccATCCTTTCCTCTCCGCCGGGACGCCGTCCATCACCACCAAAGCCGTGCCGCGGCTGCCGGGTTTCGCCGGACCCCTGCCCTTCTCCCTCGAAACAGG GTACGTGGCGCTGGACGACGGCGTCCGCCTCTTCTACTACTTCATCCAGTCGGAGCGCGACCCGGCGGAGGACCCCGTCCTGCTCTGGCTCACCGGCGGGCCCGGCTGCTCCGCCCTCTCCGGCCTCGTCTACGAGATCGGCCCTTTCTACTTCGACTTCCATGGCTACACGGGAGGCCTGCCCACTCTGCTCTACAAGCCAGCGTCTTGGACCAAG GTTAGCAATGTCATCTTTGTGGACGCTCCGGCAGGGACAGGCTTCTCATATGCGACCGGAGACAAGAGAACCATACCCAGTGACACAATTGCTATTCAACAGCTGCACGTCTTCCTCGAAACG TGGTTTGATGAGCACCCACAGTTCTTGTCGAATCCGCTCTACATTTCGGGTGATTCATACAGCGGTATAATCATACCTTCTCTTGCTATGAAAATTGCTAAAG GGATAGAAGTTGGTGATGAGCGACTCACTAATCTCAAG GGTGTCATTGCTGGAAATCCATTGACTGATACAACGACGTACTTCAATGCTCAAATTGCATTTCTTCATCGGATGGCAATTATACCAGATGAAATCTACGAG GCTGCTCGTGAAGGTTGTGGAGGAGAATATCGATGGCCATCGAACTCCCATTGTGCCAAATCCCTCCAAGACATCAAAGAG TGCATGAGTGGCTTAAACGATGTACACATCTTGGAGAAAATTTGTCCAGAATATCCAAGCCTCACCCTTCACAAGCAGCCGGCGTTGCAGGATCATGGAAGGAGAAGGCTAACCGAGTCCGCAGTTTCGTCTGTGTGCAGG AATGCCACATACTTCCTGTCGGAGTTATGGACAAATGACGAAGCTGTAAGGGAGAGTTTGGGTATTCACAAG GAAACCGTTCCATCATGGCTACGATGTGATTTCAATCTACCTTACACATATGAAATCAACAGCACGGTTGATGATCATTTAGCCTTGATTACTAAAGGATACCGGGCTATGATATACAG TGGAGATCATGACAGTAAAATATCTTATGTCGACACCCAAGCATGGATCAGACGACTTAACCTGCCCATCACACACCGTTGGCGACCATGGCATCTGGACGACCAAATTGTGGG GTACACAAGAACTTACTCCAACAATCTGACATACGCAACTGTAAAG GGTGCTGGCCACACAGCCCCGGAGTACATGCCAAGGGAGTGCCTGGCTATGATCGatagatggctttccggtgagcctCTTTGA